ACAAATTATCTGTTTCCGATAAAATAATGATATCACTAAATGGAGTTTAAATGATGCAACGCGATCAAGTCTTACACGCCGCCATGGCATTACCAGTAATAGATCGTGAATATGTGATTCTCGCGCTGGAAAAAAGTTTGGTGCAAGTTGACACACCACAGCCCGATGAAATTCGAGAATCCGAATCGGGTTTATTCGACCAGGATTTGCTAGAGGAATTACAATCGCGTTCCGCTGGTTATCGTAATGGAACGATTCAGGCCCGATCCGCAGAAGAAGTGTTAGCCGATCTGCAAAGCTCGCTAGCGGACGAAATCCATTGTGAATATTCGGATTTTAGCCGACGCGCAAGCGGAGATTCAGGCTGCGCAACAGTATTTTAATTCCCAGCAAGATGGACTAGGGCGGCGTTTTATAGACGAATTATGGGAAACATTCGGAAGGATCAAAAAACGCCCCTATATGTTTGGGAAACTAGAAACTTTGCCCCCAAGCTCCCCGTATCGCAGAGGGTTGCTAAAAACTTTTCGTTATGCGGTCATCTATTAAATATTACTGGACGAAATTCTAGTCGTGGCGGTGTGTCATACCAGTCGTAAGCCAAATTATTGGCTGCGTAGAAAAAAGTAACCCCCTACAGCATCGGCGAAAAGAGCCGCGCGACCCCGTCCCGCAGTTTTATCAGCCACTGACGCCTGTGAAGTGCGTCCCGGGTGATCCGCACGGCCCCCGCGATTCGCCGATCCGCGTGAACCAACAATTCGCGAACAAGTGTTTCGTCGTAACATTCCACATTAAATTCAAAATTCAGCCGCAGGCTACGCGGGTCCCAATTTGCCGAGCCAAACAACGTCCACACGCCATCCACCACCAGTAGCTTGGAATGATCAAAGATGCCAGGCGTTTTCCAGACGCGGCAGTCCCGCTCGAGGACAAGCGGCAAAGTCCCCTGGCACGCCCATTGCACCAATTGCAGATTATTGGTGGCGGGCAAAATGATATCTACCCGCACGCCGCGTAAGACGGCGACGTGCAGGGCCTCGATCAAGGTGTCATCCGGCAGAAAATACGGGGTCATGATGACGATACGCTGTTTAGCCAGGGTGATCGCCGCGACCAGCGTGGTGCGCAGTTCGCCCCGGTCCTCGTCGGGTCCCGAGGGAGCTCCGCGGGCCAGCATTTTTCCCGCCGGTGAAATTTCGGGAAACCAGCGTTCATTGTCTAATATTTCCTGCGTGGTGAAGTACCAGTCCTCCGCAAAGGCCTCTTGCAGTTGTCCCACCACCGGCCCCGCGCACAAAAAGTGCAAATCCTCAAGCGGGGCGCAGCGGTGCGGGTCCTCGCCGCAGGTCCCCGCGCGAATGTTCATCCCGCCGGTAAATCCCGTTTGACCGTCGATAACCATGATTTTGCGATGCAGGCGCAAATTGCTATAGGCAAACCGCGTCGGCAAGAACGTCCGCATAAAGCATTCGACCTGCACCCCTGCCGCGCGCAAGGGCCCCACCACGGTAGGCCAACTGTACCGCGAACCCACATCATCGATCAGCACGCGGACCGCCACGCCGCGCTGCACCGCCGCCGCTAGCGCGGCGATAAACTGCTTTCCTAAAAGATCGTTATCAAAAATATAGGTGCATAGATTGATTGAATCGCGCGCGTCGCCTATCGCCGCCAGCATTTCCGCATAGGCCAGCTTTCCTCCCCACAACGGCCGGCAGTTGTTTCCCTCTAACAATGGTTGTTCCGTGAGTGTGTCTAACAACGGCACCAGCGATTCCAGGTGGCGCGCGGCGGCGGGAAGATTTTCTCCCGAGGGTTCGGCGGGTACCCGCGATTCTTTATAAAAAGTCCGCTGGTATGATTTTCGCGACCGTAGGCGTTTGGCTTTACGTTCGATCCGATTAACGCCAAACAAGATATACAACACCGCGCCAATCAGGGGGGTCAAATAAATCAGGCCCACCCATAAGATCGCGGAGCGCGTGTCCCGCTTGTTTAAGACAGCGTGAATGCCGCACCCAAATTCTAATAAAAATCCCCCCGCCGCCACGAGCACCACCCACGACTCGGAAAGCCAGGCCATCATCTCTGAGTTGGCAAAAAGCGGGTATGGCATAAATATTGCTATGTTTGTGGGAGTTTGCCAGGTAATCGTCTCGCTTGATAGGCAGCGCGGGCGGATCGCCCACATTGCCGGATCAGGGGCATTGCCATATCAAGGAGGGGGAATTTTTGCTACTGTAAGGTAAATTGCCAAATTGTGTAACAGTTATTGTGATGTTTCCCGCCGCCTGTGTAACTCTCCCGTGAGTCCCCCCCCCGCGAAATCGACCCCGGCTCCCTCTTCCTGGGCGTTATTGTTACGTCTGCTCGGCCTCGGGTGGAAGTACCGCCTGGCATGTCTGCATGTGCTGGCGCAGCAGCTACTTTTGGTGGGGTTGTCGCTGGGGCAACTGTATTTAGCCGGATTGGGGATCGATGTGATTCGGTGGCAATTAGACTCCGCGGCCCAGGCAAATCCCTGGCCCGCCTGGCTGGAGTTTCCCCGGGCGTGGAGTCCGCTCACCCAGGTGGCGGCGATCGCGGGGGTGATTTTATTCGCGGCGGTGTTCCACGCGGTGATGCGGTACCGGGCAACCATCGTCATGACCCGCTTGGCGCAAATGAAAATTGTGTTTCAGTTGCGGACCGCCGTTTATGACAAATTGCAGCGGCTCAGTTTTCGTTTTTTTGACGCGAACCAAAGCGGTTCCATCATTAATCGCGTTACCGGCGATGTGCAAGCCGTGCGGATGTTTATCGACGGCGTGCTGATCCAAGTGCTGACGGTCGGATTATCTTTGGCCTTGTATCTGGCCTATATGCTGAGCATCCATGTATGGCTGACGCTGGCCTGTTTGGCCACGACGCCGCTCTTATGGCTGGGCGCGGTGGTCTTTTCGCGGATTGTGCGTCCCCAATACCA
This genomic stretch from Pirellulales bacterium harbors:
- the cls gene encoding cardiolipin synthase, with protein sequence MPYPLFANSEMMAWLSESWVVLVAAGGFLLEFGCGIHAVLNKRDTRSAILWVGLIYLTPLIGAVLYILFGVNRIERKAKRLRSRKSYQRTFYKESRVPAEPSGENLPAAARHLESLVPLLDTLTEQPLLEGNNCRPLWGGKLAYAEMLAAIGDARDSINLCTYIFDNDLLGKQFIAALAAAVQRGVAVRVLIDDVGSRYSWPTVVGPLRAAGVQVECFMRTFLPTRFAYSNLRLHRKIMVIDGQTGFTGGMNIRAGTCGEDPHRCAPLEDLHFLCAGPVVGQLQEAFAEDWYFTTQEILDNERWFPEISPAGKMLARGAPSGPDEDRGELRTTLVAAITLAKQRIVIMTPYFLPDDTLIEALHVAVLRGVRVDIILPATNNLQLVQWACQGTLPLVLERDCRVWKTPGIFDHSKLLVVDGVWTLFGSANWDPRSLRLNFEFNVECYDETLVRELLVHADRRIAGAVRITRDALHRRQWLIKLRDGVARLFSPML